In a single window of the Campylobacter iguaniorum genome:
- a CDS encoding Bax inhibitor-1/YccA family protein yields MSLYDRNYAQERSYEREEISQGARASFVKQTYKLLSASLLAATAGAYIGVDYVKSFSWMLLILEFALLFGLMFSRKNPSLALVMLFGFTFVSGLTLGPVLNTYIGAGMGHIITQAFLMTTVAFGGLTVFAFNTKKDFSAMGKMLFITLIVVVVASLLNLFFHSALLATVIAAVGAILFSAYILYDTQMILRGGYDSPVLAAVALYLDILNLFISLLQLLGIFSKNE; encoded by the coding sequence ATGAGTTTATACGACAGAAATTATGCTCAAGAAAGAAGCTATGAACGTGAAGAAATCAGCCAAGGCGCTAGAGCTTCGTTCGTCAAACAAACTTACAAACTACTAAGCGCGTCACTTCTAGCTGCGACCGCGGGAGCTTATATCGGCGTCGATTATGTCAAATCTTTTAGCTGGATGCTGCTTATTTTAGAGTTTGCTTTGCTTTTTGGCTTGATGTTTTCACGCAAAAATCCTAGTTTAGCGCTTGTTATGCTATTTGGATTTACTTTTGTAAGTGGACTTACTCTTGGTCCGGTACTAAACACATATATCGGCGCAGGAATGGGACACATCATCACTCAAGCGTTTTTGATGACAACTGTAGCATTTGGCGGCTTGACTGTATTTGCATTTAACACCAAAAAAGACTTCTCAGCAATGGGAAAAATGCTATTTATCACTTTAATCGTGGTAGTTGTAGCTAGCTTGCTAAATTTATTCTTCCACAGCGCACTTTTAGCGACAGTTATCGCAGCTGTTGGAGCGATACTTTTTAGTGCATATATACTTTATGATACTCAAATGATTTTACGCGGGGGATATGATAGTCCAGTTTTGGCTGCTGTTGCCTTGTATCTTGATATCTTAAATCTATTTATTTCACTTCTTCAACTACTTGGAATTTTTAGTAAAAACGAGTAG
- a CDS encoding polysaccharide deacetylase family protein, with amino-acid sequence MRTLLLLCAFFTWVFADAHIFIYHRFDDARHPSTSILSQALRNQFNYFKQNGYKVVKLDEIIKKVEAKEEVPDNWVALSVDDSYKSFYENGLPIFREFGYPFTLFIYVEASQKGYGDFMSFEQIKRSAEYGDIAYHSYSHPHMTHLEREELRRDFTLGLEVFEANLGFKPKYFSYPYGEFDENVAKIAESYGFKAIFNQNLGAVSKDSNLSSLDRIALFSDTNLKSNLASKYLKAEFIEPKVYPKDGNLAKIIARIDTNSSKVSLYISGLGSKEVEVKNGIIEVDIDQKITKDRVRIIINDKLKTATQIITKDKNAK; translated from the coding sequence ATGCGGACACTGCTTCTACTTTGTGCATTTTTTACTTGGGTTTTTGCTGACGCGCACATCTTCATCTATCATAGATTTGATGATGCGAGGCACCCAAGTACAAGTATCTTATCGCAGGCTTTAAGAAATCAATTTAATTATTTCAAACAAAATGGATACAAAGTAGTAAAGCTTGATGAAATCATCAAAAAAGTAGAAGCAAAAGAAGAAGTTCCAGATAACTGGGTAGCTTTAAGTGTAGATGATAGCTATAAGAGTTTTTATGAAAATGGTTTGCCTATATTTAGAGAATTTGGCTATCCATTTACGCTTTTTATATATGTAGAAGCGTCACAAAAAGGCTATGGCGACTTTATGAGTTTTGAGCAGATAAAACGTAGCGCAGAATACGGCGACATCGCATATCATAGCTATTCTCATCCTCATATGACTCATCTTGAGCGTGAGGAGCTGCGTAGAGATTTTACGCTAGGCTTGGAAGTCTTTGAGGCAAATTTGGGCTTCAAACCAAAGTATTTCAGCTATCCGTATGGGGAATTTGATGAAAATGTAGCTAAGATAGCTGAGAGTTACGGCTTCAAAGCTATCTTCAACCAAAACTTGGGCGCAGTTTCTAAAGATAGCAATCTTAGCAGTTTAGATAGAATTGCTCTATTTAGTGATACAAATTTGAAGTCAAATTTAGCCAGCAAATATCTAAAAGCTGAGTTTATAGAGCCAAAAGTCTATCCAAAAGATGGAAATTTGGCTAAAATTATAGCTAGGATTGATACAAACTCAAGTAAAGTAAGCTTGTATATATCTGGGCTTGGAAGCAAAGAAGTAGAAGTAAAAAACGGCATTATAGAAGTAGATATAGACCAAAAAATAACAAAAGATAGAGTACGAATAATAATAAACGATAAGTTAAAAACCGCAACACAAATCATCACAAAGGACAAAAATGCTAAATGA
- a CDS encoding replication-associated recombination protein A, protein MDLSTKFRPKSLDDIAGQKDVKQIFAKFIEAKKIPHSLFFGSAGCGKTTMAKVVASEMNYEFYELDGANLKSDDIRKIIAKFEGSLYKPLIFIDEFHRLSKTQQEILLIPMETNQCIIMGATTENPKFVVSSGIRSRMMIFEFMPLSDDDLLNLLQRVRGKLKFEIDENAKNYLISSSSGDARSMLNLLDFALTVDKSVSLKTLQILRSQRQSEGASSSDTHYELISAMIKSLRGSDIDASLYYLARLIDAGEEPGFLARRMVILASEDIGNANPNALNLATNTMQAVSKIGYPEARIILAQCAVYLASSPKSNSSYNAINLALDFVRNQTPLNVPKYLINTDPAKKNYLYPHDFGGWVKQDYISKDLKFYESKKIGFEKTLDEWITKIKS, encoded by the coding sequence ATGGATTTATCTACCAAATTTAGACCAAAAAGCCTTGATGACATTGCTGGGCAAAAAGACGTAAAGCAGATCTTTGCTAAATTTATAGAGGCCAAAAAAATCCCACATAGCTTGTTTTTTGGGAGTGCAGGGTGCGGTAAAACGACCATGGCAAAAGTCGTTGCTAGTGAGATGAATTATGAGTTTTACGAGCTTGATGGCGCAAATCTCAAAAGCGATGATATAAGAAAAATCATAGCCAAATTTGAAGGAAGCTTGTATAAACCGCTTATTTTTATCGATGAGTTTCACAGACTTAGCAAAACTCAGCAAGAAATCTTACTCATCCCAATGGAGACAAATCAGTGTATCATCATGGGTGCGACGACCGAAAATCCTAAATTTGTAGTTAGCAGTGGCATAAGATCAAGAATGATGATTTTTGAGTTTATGCCTTTGAGCGATGATGATTTGTTAAATTTGCTTCAAAGAGTTCGTGGGAAGCTTAAATTTGAGATAGATGAAAATGCTAAAAACTATCTCATAAGCAGCAGTAGTGGCGATGCTAGAAGTATGTTAAATTTGCTTGATTTCGCACTAACGGTTGATAAAAGTGTTAGCTTAAAAACGCTCCAAATCCTAAGAAGCCAAAGGCAAAGCGAGGGAGCTAGTAGCAGCGACACTCACTATGAGCTAATCAGCGCAATGATAAAAAGCCTAAGAGGAAGCGATATAGACGCGAGTTTGTATTATTTAGCAAGGCTTATTGACGCTGGAGAAGAGCCTGGATTTTTGGCTAGAAGAATGGTGATACTAGCCAGTGAAGATATAGGCAATGCTAACCCAAATGCGCTAAATTTAGCTACTAACACAATGCAAGCTGTTAGTAAAATAGGTTATCCAGAAGCTAGGATTATACTTGCTCAGTGCGCTGTATATCTAGCTAGCTCACCCAAGTCAAACTCAAGCTATAATGCTATAAATTTAGCCTTAGATTTTGTGAGAAACCAAACTCCACTAAACGTGCCAAAATACCTTATAAACACAGATCCAGCTAAGAAAAACTATCTATATCCACATGATTTTGGTGGCTGGGTAAAGCAAGATTATATAAGCAAGGATTTGAAATTTTATGAAAGTAAGAAGATTGGATTTGAAAAAACTTTAGATGAATGGATAACAAAAATAAAAAGCTAA
- the pyrE gene encoding orotate phosphoribosyltransferase, whose translation MNLEEIYKDAGAYLKGHFLLSSGNHSEYYLQSAKVLEDPILAGKLADELYSVIQKSGVEFDSVCSPALGGILAGYELARAGKKRFIFTERVEKVMSLRRGFSVSKGEKFIVCEDIITTGGSALESAKIIEELGGEVVAFAALANRGFCSLYGFDNARKDSCKLPLDKPLFALGNFEFEIYTPDECPLCKTGSKAIKPGSRGN comes from the coding sequence ATGAATTTAGAAGAAATTTACAAAGACGCTGGAGCGTATTTAAAGGGGCATTTTTTACTTAGTAGCGGAAATCACTCAGAGTATTATTTGCAAAGTGCAAAAGTGCTTGAAGATCCGATTTTAGCGGGTAAACTAGCTGATGAGCTCTACAGCGTGATACAAAAATCTGGCGTAGAGTTTGATAGCGTTTGCTCTCCTGCACTTGGCGGTATTTTGGCTGGTTATGAGCTAGCGCGCGCTGGCAAAAAACGCTTTATTTTCACTGAAAGAGTTGAAAAAGTGATGAGCTTAAGACGTGGATTTAGCGTAAGTAAAGGCGAGAAATTTATCGTTTGTGAAGACATCATTACAACTGGCGGCTCAGCACTAGAGAGCGCAAAAATCATAGAAGAGCTTGGCGGCGAAGTTGTAGCATTTGCAGCACTTGCAAACCGTGGATTTTGCTCACTTTATGGATTTGATAATGCTAGAAAAGATAGCTGTAAACTCCCACTAGATAAGCCACTTTTCGCACTTGGAAACTTTGAGTTTGAGATTTACACTCCTGATGAGTGTCCGCTTTGCAAAACAGGAAGCAAAGCCATAAAACCAGGAAGCCGCGGCAACTAA
- a CDS encoding RDD family protein, with the protein MQKQKAVPSSIISRVKAFIVDMFLIAAPLLYVTTYLILGGKDDFLHNQLAILCVWIVFGLIQTAFFTRLAQSPGYRSQEIYVITLNGKKASFLLYFLRYFFFITTFIFGGSFFCFFRKDRRNLHDLLSGTISVSKK; encoded by the coding sequence ATGCAAAAGCAAAAGGCGGTGCCATCATCTATCATCTCAAGGGTTAAGGCTTTTATAGTTGATATGTTTTTGATAGCTGCTCCGCTTTTGTACGTGACTACATATTTGATACTGGGTGGCAAGGACGATTTTTTGCATAATCAGCTTGCAATTTTATGCGTTTGGATAGTTTTCGGACTTATCCAAACTGCATTTTTCACTCGCCTTGCTCAAAGTCCAGGCTATCGCTCCCAAGAGATTTACGTCATTACTTTGAATGGCAAAAAGGCAAGTTTTTTGCTATATTTTCTTAGATATTTTTTCTTTATTACTACATTTATTTTTGGCGGTTCGTTTTTCTGCTTTTTTCGCAAAGACAGGCGAAACCTGCACGATCTGCTAAGTGGAACTATAAGCGTATCCAAAAAATAA
- a CDS encoding carboxymuconolactone decarboxylase family protein, with amino-acid sequence MQSRRNFIKQTALITAGSITLGASTLNANSNSGAKMKTEPIANLTPKAKENFMAFLKTTDLPVGYSDPEFISNYINFAFDESLEKSGIDHQSAVLLIMVSLVASGGENEFEHMVNAGLNLQIDPSVLKETLYHTTPYVGVGKMAQFIRVLNLVFAKRGVELKQSGSQTTTRQNRHEKGLQAQIDIFGEGMKKYKSTFAPDMAHFADFLSANCFGDYYTRTGLNLSFRELLTFAILASLGGVESQLKGHITGNLNMQNDRAKLIAVITLLVPYIGYPRSLNALNAINEITPYKEEK; translated from the coding sequence ATGCAAAGTCGCAGAAACTTTATCAAACAAACAGCCCTCATCACAGCTGGAAGCATTACTCTTGGCGCAAGCACTTTAAACGCCAATTCAAATTCAGGAGCAAAAATGAAAACAGAACCTATCGCAAATTTAACCCCAAAAGCTAAAGAAAACTTCATGGCATTTTTAAAAACCACAGATCTGCCAGTAGGATACAGCGATCCTGAGTTTATAAGTAATTATATTAATTTCGCCTTTGATGAAAGCCTGGAAAAATCAGGCATAGATCACCAAAGTGCGGTTTTGCTTATCATGGTTAGCTTGGTGGCAAGTGGCGGGGAAAATGAATTTGAGCATATGGTAAATGCTGGGCTAAATTTGCAAATAGATCCTAGCGTTCTCAAAGAGACTTTATACCACACAACTCCTTATGTGGGTGTCGGAAAAATGGCGCAATTTATTAGGGTATTAAACTTGGTCTTTGCTAAAAGAGGCGTGGAGCTAAAGCAAAGTGGGAGTCAAACCACAACTAGGCAAAACCGCCATGAAAAAGGCCTGCAAGCTCAAATAGATATTTTTGGTGAAGGCATGAAAAAGTATAAATCTACATTTGCGCCAGATATGGCACATTTTGCGGATTTTTTGAGTGCGAATTGCTTTGGGGATTATTACACCAGAACTGGGCTAAATTTGAGCTTTAGAGAGCTTCTCACATTTGCTATTTTAGCCAGTCTTGGCGGAGTAGAAAGCCAGCTCAAAGGTCACATAACAGGAAATTTAAATATGCAAAATGACAGAGCCAAACTAATAGCAGTCATCACGCTTTTAGTGCCTTACATCGGCTATCCACGCTCACTAAACGCATTGAATGCGATAAATGAAATCACACCGTACAAGGAAGAAAAATGA
- a CDS encoding NAD(P)H-dependent oxidoreductase → MKKTAALGALISFGGINSLFANQKDVSMQDKILIISGHTNLQNDSVANKNIIANLKELLPSSTVLDLGSMDYKFDVKRDQQLLLDHDIIVMQFPLFWYSWPSSMQKWVEDVFTHGFSHGSSGNKLKGKKILFSLTTGAGEEAYNKNGFMKHEISEFLYPMDAVANLAQMQNLGFICTYGVSYSMRSSKKSEIQNKAKEHAKRVAEALQGSKFRQNSSQI, encoded by the coding sequence ATGAAAAAAACAGCAGCTTTAGGTGCTTTGATAAGCTTTGGAGGTATAAATTCACTTTTTGCAAATCAAAAGGACGTGTCAATGCAAGACAAAATTTTAATCATCTCAGGCCATACAAATTTACAAAACGATTCAGTAGCAAACAAAAATATCATAGCAAATTTAAAGGAGCTTTTGCCCTCATCTACCGTGCTAGATTTAGGAAGTATGGATTATAAATTTGATGTCAAAAGAGACCAACAACTACTCTTAGATCACGATATTATCGTTATGCAGTTTCCGCTTTTTTGGTATTCGTGGCCATCAAGTATGCAAAAATGGGTAGAAGATGTCTTTACTCATGGTTTTTCTCACGGAAGCAGTGGAAACAAGCTAAAAGGCAAGAAGATTTTGTTTTCTCTCACGACTGGAGCAGGAGAAGAAGCGTATAACAAAAACGGCTTTATGAAACATGAAATAAGCGAGTTTTTGTATCCGATGGACGCCGTGGCAAATCTAGCTCAAATGCAAAATTTAGGCTTTATTTGCACTTATGGAGTTAGTTATTCTATGCGTTCATCTAAAAAAAGTGAGATCCAAAACAAAGCAAAAGAACACGCTAAGCGAGTAGCAGAAGCCTTGCAAGGATCTAAATTTAGACAAAATTCTAGCCAAATTTAA
- the tpx gene encoding thiol peroxidase: MANVTLGGNPVTLEGNEINVGQVAPEVEVVGKDLSTFKVGGANGKFQILLTVPSLDTGVCATETRKFNEKMAGKNGVSVSVISMDLPFAMGRFCATEGIENVQTGSDFRAAKFGKAYGVLLKDSALEGLLARAVFIVNGDGIVIYKEIVSEIKTEPNYDAISAAVQSHGGCGCGCGMH, encoded by the coding sequence ATGGCAAATGTAACTTTAGGTGGAAATCCAGTAACCTTAGAAGGTAACGAAATAAATGTGGGTCAAGTAGCTCCAGAAGTAGAAGTAGTAGGCAAAGATCTATCTACTTTCAAGGTTGGTGGAGCTAACGGCAAGTTTCAAATTTTACTAACAGTTCCGTCACTAGATACTGGAGTTTGTGCTACTGAAACAAGGAAATTCAACGAAAAAATGGCTGGCAAAAATGGCGTTAGTGTTAGCGTTATCTCTATGGATTTGCCATTTGCTATGGGAAGATTCTGTGCTACTGAAGGCATAGAAAACGTTCAAACAGGAAGCGACTTCAGGGCAGCTAAATTTGGTAAAGCTTATGGCGTTTTACTAAAAGATAGCGCTTTAGAGGGCCTGCTTGCAAGAGCTGTTTTCATAGTAAATGGCGATGGAATCGTAATCTATAAAGAGATAGTAAGCGAGATCAAAACTGAGCCAAATTATGATGCTATCAGCGCTGCAGTCCAAAGTCATGGTGGATGTGGTTGCGGATGTGGAATGCATTAA
- the purM gene encoding phosphoribosylformylglycinamidine cyclo-ligase, whose protein sequence is MISYKEAGVDIDAGNSFVEGIKPFVKSTLTPNVIGGIGSFSGAFRLPSGYKKPTLLAATDGVGTKLRLAIDANKLDSVGQDLVAMCVNDLICNFATPMFFLDYYATAKLDVDSAKKVVKGISDGCKIAKCALIGGETAEMPSMYEAGDFDLAGFAVGIGEEDEIDRTKFVKAGDVLVALPSSGLHSNGYSLARAVIKKQGLDLDSDFGGKPLIDVLLTPTRIYVEEFLKLKGEISALAHITGGGIVENLPRVFPAGLGAKVKRGAIKTPEIFKLIAKSVEQSEMDRTFNCGVGMILVVPEQNVSSVLSKCDGYVIGEVCSGSGVEMI, encoded by the coding sequence GTCATCGGCGGTATTGGCTCATTTAGCGGGGCTTTTCGCTTGCCAAGTGGATACAAAAAGCCAACTCTTCTAGCTGCGACTGATGGCGTGGGAACCAAACTTCGCTTAGCTATTGATGCAAACAAACTTGACAGCGTAGGTCAAGACCTTGTGGCAATGTGCGTCAATGACCTGATTTGTAACTTTGCTACTCCGATGTTTTTCTTGGATTATTACGCTACTGCTAAACTAGATGTGGATAGTGCCAAAAAGGTCGTAAAGGGCATAAGCGATGGCTGTAAAATCGCAAAATGCGCTCTAATAGGCGGCGAAACTGCAGAGATGCCAAGCATGTATGAGGCTGGGGATTTTGATCTAGCTGGATTTGCTGTAGGAATTGGCGAAGAAGATGAGATCGATAGGACTAAATTTGTAAAAGCTGGCGATGTTTTGGTCGCTTTGCCAAGCTCTGGTCTGCACTCAAATGGCTACTCACTAGCTCGCGCTGTCATCAAAAAACAAGGTTTAGACCTTGATAGCGACTTTGGTGGAAAACCTCTCATAGACGTGCTTTTGACCCCGACTAGAATATATGTAGAAGAATTTTTGAAGCTAAAAGGTGAGATTAGCGCACTTGCTCACATCACTGGCGGTGGAATAGTAGAAAACTTGCCAAGAGTATTCCCTGCTGGACTTGGTGCAAAAGTAAAAAGAGGCGCTATCAAAACTCCTGAGATATTTAAACTCATCGCAAAAAGCGTTGAGCAAAGCGAAATGGATAGGACATTTAACTGTGGCGTTGGAATGATACTAGTCGTTCCTGAGCAAAACGTTAGTAGTGTGTTATCAAAATGCGATGGATATGTTATCGGAGAAGTTTGCTCTGGTAGCGGTGTAGAAATGATCTAA
- the secG gene encoding preprotein translocase subunit SecG: MSSLFLVLQFILAVIITIAILLQKSSSMGLGAYSGSNESLFGAKGPAGFLAKFTFIVGLLFILNTLALGYTYNQSLRNSVVNTDEFKQMSVAPAPSEAPAAPVVPASPAK; this comes from the coding sequence GTGAGTTCACTCTTTTTAGTTTTACAATTTATCTTAGCTGTTATCATAACTATAGCTATCTTACTTCAAAAAAGCTCTTCAATGGGTCTTGGCGCTTATAGCGGAAGCAATGAAAGCCTATTTGGTGCGAAAGGTCCAGCTGGATTTTTGGCTAAATTTACATTTATTGTAGGCTTACTTTTCATACTAAACACATTAGCACTTGGATATACATATAACCAAAGCCTAAGAAACTCTGTCGTAAATACAGATGAATTCAAACAAATGTCAGTAGCTCCAGCTCCAAGCGAAGCTCCAGCGGCACCTGTTGTCCCAGCGTCTCCAGCTAAATAA
- a CDS encoding cupin domain-containing protein — protein sequence MKKTILAVLVAATLGEITMAKEIKATNLNEKNEFVQPFELGELNPYGKFFTGTTYLNTLDDGSSGRKVNIANVTFEPCSRTDWHTHSKGQALVITAGSGIYKSWGKRARIIEPGDIVKINPDEKHFHAGGATTWMAHLSIMDANDNKTVWLEKVSDEEFKNAVAEAIKQPNK from the coding sequence ATGAAAAAAACAATTTTAGCAGTTTTAGTGGCTGCAACTTTAGGAGAAATAACAATGGCAAAAGAGATCAAAGCTACAAATTTAAATGAGAAAAATGAGTTTGTTCAACCATTTGAGCTTGGCGAACTAAATCCATATGGCAAGTTCTTTACTGGCACGACGTATTTAAACACTTTAGATGACGGCTCAAGTGGCAGAAAAGTAAATATCGCAAATGTGACTTTTGAGCCTTGTAGCCGCACAGATTGGCATACTCACTCAAAAGGACAAGCCCTTGTCATTACCGCTGGAAGTGGGATTTATAAAAGCTGGGGCAAACGCGCAAGGATAATCGAGCCTGGAGATATCGTAAAAATAAATCCAGATGAGAAGCATTTTCACGCTGGTGGGGCGACCACGTGGATGGCACATCTCTCAATCATGGATGCAAATGATAATAAAACTGTATGGCTAGAAAAGGTAAGTGACGAAGAGTTTAAAAATGCCGTAGCTGAAGCGATCAAACAACCAAATAAATAG
- the frr gene encoding ribosome recycling factor translates to MLNEIYNNQKALGDKALEALKRDFGTLRTGKVNINIVDHIYVDYYGSQTPLNQVATVLATDASTISITPWEKPMLKTITAAIQAANIGVNPNNDGESVKLFFPPMTTEDRQKNAKEAKSMGEKAKVAIRNIRKDANDEVKKIEKDKLASEDEIKKGYDEVQKITDAYIVKIDQAVKEKEAELLKV, encoded by the coding sequence ATGCTAAATGAAATTTATAATAACCAAAAAGCTTTGGGCGATAAGGCTCTAGAAGCTTTAAAACGTGATTTTGGCACACTTAGAACAGGCAAAGTCAATATAAACATAGTAGATCACATTTATGTCGATTACTATGGAAGTCAAACCCCACTAAACCAAGTAGCCACCGTGCTTGCAACTGACGCGAGTACGATTTCTATCACTCCTTGGGAAAAACCGATGCTAAAAACAATCACAGCTGCTATCCAAGCTGCAAATATCGGTGTAAACCCAAACAACGATGGCGAGAGTGTGAAGCTATTTTTCCCTCCTATGACAACTGAAGATAGACAAAAAAATGCTAAAGAAGCCAAATCAATGGGCGAAAAAGCAAAAGTCGCTATCAGAAACATCAGAAAAGACGCTAATGACGAAGTTAAAAAGATAGAAAAAGACAAACTAGCTAGCGAAGATGAGATCAAAAAGGGCTATGATGAAGTCCAAAAAATCACTGATGCGTATATAGTTAAAATTGACCAAGCAGTCAAAGAAAAAGAAGCAGAACTTTTAAAGGTTTGA
- a CDS encoding NAD(P)H-dependent oxidoreductase: MIRLILAILLACGVAFGVEAPVKTLIIASHPYKETSTFFKGLKEAAKTVSNVTIRDLEEIYGFDTRAIDGDKEYKIMQEHERVVFLFPTHWFNITPMMKAYLNETWGSVGPGLWQGKQMLVVSTAAGGSSTYGKNGRIGMELADVFVPMKASALHCGMVYLEPLVFQGVSRSKLPQYQKEFINRLSR, from the coding sequence ATGATAAGATTAATTTTGGCAATTTTGCTTGCTTGTGGCGTGGCTTTTGGAGTTGAGGCTCCGGTTAAAACGCTAATCATCGCTTCTCATCCGTATAAAGAAACTAGCACGTTTTTTAAAGGATTAAAAGAAGCAGCAAAAACGGTCTCAAACGTGACTATTCGCGACTTAGAAGAAATTTACGGCTTTGACACTAGAGCAATTGACGGCGATAAAGAGTATAAAATCATGCAAGAACACGAACGAGTTGTGTTCTTGTTTCCAACGCATTGGTTTAATATCACGCCAATGATGAAAGCCTATCTTAACGAAACTTGGGGAAGCGTGGGGCCAGGACTGTGGCAAGGAAAGCAGATGCTTGTGGTCTCAACAGCAGCTGGTGGCAGCTCTACTTATGGCAAAAATGGTCGCATAGGAATGGAGCTAGCTGATGTATTTGTGCCGATGAAAGCAAGCGCTTTGCATTGTGGAATGGTGTATTTAGAGCCATTAGTTTTTCAAGGCGTGAGCCGCTCTAAACTACCACAGTATCAAAAGGAATTTATAAATAGACTAAGTAGATAA
- a CDS encoding DMT family transporter — MKNSNYIFGVAITLLGGILWGFSGACGQYLFTQKGVSADWLVPYRLLLSGIILLLVYIFKNPKILFLPLKNPRNLPTILLYSLIGLMLTQYSYFYSIELSNAAVATVIQYTAPVFILIVACLLEKRLPYIKELIALFLAIVGVFFLATHGEFGTLVISKTALLFCLISALSIVVYNFAPKRLNKEFPISLVLGWGLVIGGVVLSLYMRVWSLEGVSDFGGYLALGGIIVFGTILAFSFYMTGVGVIGPTRASLIAAIEPASAGFFSYFWLGTEFAFFDYFGFGLIMLCVFLLSKKD; from the coding sequence ATGAAAAATAGCAATTATATCTTTGGCGTGGCTATCACGCTTCTTGGCGGGATTTTATGGGGATTTAGTGGTGCGTGCGGTCAGTATCTATTTACGCAAAAAGGCGTTAGTGCTGACTGGCTTGTGCCATATCGTCTTTTGCTTTCTGGCATAATTCTGCTCTTAGTTTATATCTTCAAAAATCCAAAAATACTGTTTTTGCCTCTCAAAAATCCGCGAAATTTGCCAACTATACTTTTATATTCTTTGATTGGACTTATGCTTACACAGTATAGTTATTTTTATTCTATTGAGCTATCAAACGCTGCAGTTGCCACTGTCATTCAATACACTGCACCAGTTTTTATACTCATTGTTGCTTGTTTGCTCGAAAAGAGACTTCCATATATCAAAGAACTAATTGCTCTATTTTTAGCCATTGTGGGCGTGTTTTTCTTAGCGACGCATGGCGAGTTTGGTACTCTTGTCATCTCCAAAACAGCGCTTTTGTTTTGTCTTATAAGCGCGCTTAGCATTGTGGTTTATAACTTCGCACCAAAAAGACTAAACAAAGAATTCCCCATATCTCTCGTGCTTGGTTGGGGGCTTGTGATAGGTGGCGTGGTACTTAGCTTGTATATGAGAGTTTGGAGTTTGGAGGGCGTGAGCGATTTTGGTGGTTACCTAGCACTTGGTGGGATAATAGTCTTTGGGACGATTTTGGCTTTTAGCTTTTATATGACTGGAGTTGGCGTTATTGGACCAACAAGGGCTAGTCTTATCGCTGCTATTGAGCCAGCGAGCGCTGGATTTTTTAGTTATTTCTGGCTTGGAACTGAGTTTGCGTTTTTTGATTATTTTGGTTTTGGGCTGATTATGCTTTGTGTGTTTTTGCTATCAAAAAAGGATTAA